One stretch of Streptomyces sp. NBC_00443 DNA includes these proteins:
- a CDS encoding Rv3654c family TadE-like protein, producing the protein MARRRAVALRSDRGSATVWSVGAIAVLCVVFGVVLALGQAVTTRHRAAGGADLAALAAADHWAEGGTAACARAERVAGAQGVRLVRCVVVGEVSDVTAASGRGPFAAEVRARAGPEGPAEPTRASLLPGTQPLGPEGRDRLTGSPQNLLEGTGRPTPPP; encoded by the coding sequence GTGGCCCGGCGGCGCGCCGTTGCCCTGCGTTCCGATCGCGGCTCCGCCACCGTCTGGAGCGTCGGCGCCATCGCCGTGCTCTGTGTCGTCTTCGGCGTCGTACTCGCCCTGGGACAGGCCGTCACGACCCGGCACCGCGCGGCCGGCGGTGCCGATCTCGCGGCGCTGGCGGCGGCCGACCACTGGGCGGAGGGCGGTACGGCGGCCTGCGCTCGGGCGGAACGGGTGGCCGGGGCGCAGGGCGTGCGGCTGGTGCGGTGCGTGGTGGTGGGTGAGGTGTCGGATGTGACGGCGGCGTCGGGTCGGGGGCCCTTCGCGGCGGAGGTCAGGGCGCGTGCGGGGCCGGAGGGGCCCGCTGAGCCGACTCGGGCGTCCCTACTGCCGGGGACTCAGCCGTTAGGCCCTGAGGGGAGGGACCGGTTGACGGGGAGTCCGCAGAATCTCCTTGAGGGCACCGGCCGGCCGACACCGCCTCCCTGA
- a CDS encoding class I SAM-dependent methyltransferase codes for MSDSSLPALPASDRHDVAARLREALLGASFTADGLLELLGAPAYAALARSETVPALRATRGDTPLEALVRLFLLQQPVPHARVAGVLPVDACLESGWLVRVGANPAASGDPGDDVAATVDVRPYGGPAGEDWFIVSDLGCAVGGAGGIGSKDQGVVLGVGGASTTLAGITVRTPVSSALDLGTGSGIQALHAAQHATRVTATDLNPRALHITALTLALSGAPAADLREGSLFEPLRNGETYDLIVSNPPFVISPGARLTYRDGGMGGDDLCRSIVQGAGERLSEGGFAQFLANWQHVEGEDWQDRLRSWVPRGCDAWIVQREVQDVSQYAELWLRDAGDHRGDAVQYQARYDAWLDEFEARKVKAVGFGWITLRKTSAAVPAITMEEWPHPVEQPLGETVRVHFDRLDYLRANDDAALLEAHFRLVAEIVQEQIGMPGAEDPEHVVLRQHRGMRRATQVDTVGAGFAGVCDGSLSAGRILDAIAQLMGEDPVLLRDRTPAQIRLLVEQGFLEPTRS; via the coding sequence GTGAGTGACTCCAGCCTGCCTGCCCTGCCCGCCTCCGACCGCCACGATGTCGCCGCCCGGCTGCGGGAGGCCCTGCTCGGGGCCTCCTTCACCGCCGACGGGTTGCTCGAACTGCTCGGCGCGCCCGCGTACGCGGCGCTCGCGCGCAGCGAGACCGTGCCCGCGCTCCGGGCGACCCGCGGCGACACGCCCCTGGAGGCGCTCGTACGGCTGTTCCTGTTGCAGCAGCCCGTCCCGCACGCGCGCGTGGCGGGCGTGCTGCCCGTGGACGCGTGCCTGGAGAGCGGGTGGCTGGTCCGGGTCGGCGCGAACCCGGCCGCATCCGGGGACCCCGGCGACGACGTCGCCGCAACCGTCGACGTACGGCCGTACGGCGGGCCCGCGGGCGAGGACTGGTTCATCGTGTCCGACCTGGGGTGCGCGGTCGGCGGTGCCGGTGGCATCGGCAGCAAGGACCAGGGTGTCGTCCTCGGCGTCGGCGGCGCGTCCACGACCCTCGCAGGCATCACCGTACGTACGCCCGTCTCCTCTGCCCTCGACCTCGGGACCGGTTCCGGAATCCAGGCCCTGCACGCCGCGCAGCACGCCACGCGCGTGACGGCGACCGACCTCAACCCGCGCGCGCTGCACATCACCGCGCTCACGCTCGCGCTGTCCGGCGCCCCGGCCGCGGATCTGCGGGAGGGTTCGCTGTTCGAGCCGCTCAGGAACGGTGAGACGTACGACCTGATTGTCTCGAACCCGCCTTTCGTGATCTCGCCGGGCGCGCGGCTGACGTACCGCGACGGCGGGATGGGCGGGGACGATCTGTGCCGGTCGATCGTTCAGGGGGCGGGGGAGCGGCTGAGCGAGGGCGGGTTCGCGCAGTTCCTCGCCAACTGGCAGCACGTGGAAGGGGAGGACTGGCAGGACAGGCTGCGGTCGTGGGTGCCGCGCGGGTGCGACGCGTGGATCGTGCAGCGCGAGGTCCAGGACGTCTCGCAGTACGCCGAGCTGTGGCTCAGGGACGCCGGCGACCACCGGGGTGACGCGGTCCAGTACCAGGCGCGCTACGACGCGTGGCTGGACGAGTTCGAGGCACGCAAGGTCAAGGCCGTGGGGTTCGGGTGGATCACCCTGCGCAAGACGTCGGCCGCCGTGCCCGCGATCACGATGGAGGAGTGGCCGCACCCGGTCGAGCAGCCGCTCGGGGAGACGGTCCGGGTGCATTTCGACCGGCTCGACTACCTGCGTGCCAACGACGACGCGGCCCTGCTGGAGGCCCACTTCAGGCTCGTCGCCGAGATCGTGCAGGAGCAGATCGGGATGCCCGGCGCCGAGGACCCGGAGCACGTGGTGCTGCGACAGCACCGCGGCATGCGCCGGGCCACCCAGGTCGACACGGTCGGCGCGGGCTTCGCGGGCGTGTGCGACGGCTCGCTGAGCGCGGGGCGCATTCTGGACGCCATCGCCCAGCTCATGGGCGAGGACCCGGTGCTGCTCCGCGACCGCACGCCCGCACAGATCCGGCTGTTGGTGGAGCAGGGCTTTCTCGAGCCGACCAGGTCATAG
- a CDS encoding ATP-binding protein produces MATVELRFSALPEHVRTARLVAAAVARRAGVDEAVLDEVRLAVGEACTRAVGLHQSVGITAPVKVALIEEEKQFSIEVGDEAPRSVPGDRAAGAAGGDGEVEAEEDEMGLAVISGLVDDVEVSAGEHGGLIRMTWPTTPPAVVLA; encoded by the coding sequence ATGGCCACCGTTGAACTCCGCTTCAGCGCGCTGCCCGAGCACGTCAGGACCGCCCGACTGGTGGCGGCAGCGGTGGCGCGCAGGGCCGGAGTGGACGAGGCCGTACTCGACGAGGTCAGGCTCGCCGTCGGCGAGGCCTGCACCCGTGCCGTCGGACTGCACCAGAGCGTCGGCATCACGGCGCCGGTGAAGGTGGCGCTGATCGAGGAGGAGAAACAGTTCTCCATCGAGGTCGGCGACGAGGCACCACGCTCCGTTCCCGGTGACCGGGCAGCCGGTGCCGCGGGCGGCGACGGCGAAGTGGAGGCCGAGGAGGACGAGATGGGCCTCGCGGTCATCAGCGGACTCGTCGACGACGTCGAGGTCTCCGCGGGGGAGCACGGTGGGCTGATCCGTATGACCTGGCCGACCACACCGCCGGCCGTGGTGCTCGCCTGA
- a CDS encoding type II secretion system F family protein, protein MNAEVVHRVGTALGAVLVVGWTLWWLLAARNERRARRRLAELMTTVDLASSRRRFDVRRGARRGLPMAAVVAAGWAVVGGVAGLALGLIAAGGLWAWRRRQEAVRPAEAPDSGEVAGQLPLAADLLAACIAAGAAPVIAAQAVGEALGGPVGDRLARGAAEVRLGGEPGEAWQRLASLPRAGALARLLERADVSGLPAAGPVARIAAEARADWARAATERARRAAVMVSAPVGLCFLPAFIAVGVAPVVIGLAGGVLGGGGG, encoded by the coding sequence GTGAACGCGGAAGTTGTCCACAGGGTGGGGACGGCGTTGGGGGCGGTGCTGGTCGTCGGGTGGACTTTGTGGTGGTTGCTCGCGGCCCGGAACGAGAGAAGGGCCCGGCGACGGCTCGCCGAATTGATGACGACAGTCGACCTGGCGTCGAGTCGCCGGCGGTTCGACGTCCGGCGGGGGGCGCGGCGGGGACTGCCCATGGCAGCTGTCGTGGCTGCCGGTTGGGCGGTGGTCGGCGGTGTCGCCGGGTTGGCGCTGGGGTTGATCGCCGCGGGCGGGCTGTGGGCGTGGCGGCGTCGGCAGGAAGCCGTCCGCCCCGCAGAGGCGCCCGACTCCGGTGAAGTGGCAGGACAACTTCCGCTCGCGGCGGATCTGTTGGCGGCCTGCATCGCTGCGGGAGCCGCTCCGGTGATCGCGGCACAGGCCGTCGGCGAGGCTCTGGGCGGCCCCGTCGGGGACCGGCTCGCGCGAGGCGCCGCGGAAGTGCGGCTCGGCGGTGAACCGGGCGAGGCGTGGCAGCGGTTGGCCTCGTTGCCGAGGGCCGGGGCGCTGGCGCGGCTGCTGGAACGGGCCGACGTGTCCGGGCTACCTGCGGCCGGGCCGGTCGCGCGGATCGCCGCGGAGGCTCGCGCCGACTGGGCGCGCGCGGCGACGGAACGTGCCAGGCGGGCGGCCGTCATGGTGAGCGCGCCGGTGGGGCTGTGCTTCCTGCCCGCGTTCATCGCGGTCGGGGTCGCGCCGGTGGTGATCGGGCTGGCGGGCGGGGTGCTGGGAGGGGGCGGCGGGTGA
- a CDS encoding small secreted protein, with protein MNKKLTAALSGGAVLLLALTGCTSDEGNPELDAWAKKVCDAVPAQNAKISAAYVAITKAAKDTTSTPKELQQADSEAFQDLADGYKARATLISNAGAPPGVEDGAKVQQDVVKKLTALSGAYGDLKKRVDGLDTKNQAKFASGLKDVSAEMKQVETQRKSAVKALKTLESGDTKKALTSQEGCKQAAAVTASAGAAGS; from the coding sequence GTGAACAAGAAGCTCACGGCCGCACTGTCCGGCGGTGCGGTGCTGCTGCTGGCGCTGACGGGATGCACGAGCGACGAGGGCAACCCGGAGCTGGACGCCTGGGCCAAGAAGGTCTGCGACGCGGTGCCGGCGCAGAACGCCAAGATCTCGGCGGCCTACGTCGCGATCACCAAGGCGGCCAAGGACACCACCAGCACGCCCAAGGAGCTCCAGCAGGCCGATTCCGAGGCCTTCCAGGACCTTGCCGACGGCTACAAGGCGCGCGCGACCCTCATCAGCAACGCCGGTGCGCCTCCCGGGGTCGAGGACGGCGCGAAGGTCCAGCAGGACGTCGTCAAGAAGCTCACCGCCCTGTCCGGGGCATACGGCGACCTGAAGAAGCGGGTCGACGGCCTGGACACCAAGAACCAGGCGAAGTTCGCGTCCGGCCTGAAGGACGTGTCCGCCGAGATGAAGCAGGTGGAGACCCAGCGCAAGAGCGCGGTCAAGGCGCTGAAGACGCTGGAGTCGGGCGACACCAAGAAGGCGCTCACGTCCCAGGAGGGCTGCAAGCAGGCCGCCGCGGTGACCGCGTCGGCCGGCGCCGCCGGCAGCTGA
- a CDS encoding sodium-translocating pyrophosphatase produces the protein MAGLSTPHQLDHPTTLAAAVLTDDNRIIITIIGVVALAALVVAGVLVRQVLAAGEGTESMKKIAAAVQEGANAYLTRQLRTVGVFAVVVFFLLLLLPADDWNQRIGRSVFFLIGAAFSAATGYIGMWLAVRSNVRVAAAAREATPAEGEPEKDLTAVSHKAMKIAFRTGGVVGMFTVGLGLLGASCVVLVYAADAPKVLEGFGLGAALIAMFMRVGGGIFTKAADVGADLVGKVEQGIPEDDPRNAATIADNVGDNVGDCAGMAADLFESYAVTLVAALILGSAAFGDSGLAFPLIVPAIGVITAMIGIFAVAPRRSDRSGMTAINRGFFISAVISIVLVAAAVFIYLPSSYADLDGITDAAIAAKDGDPRILALVAVGIGILLAAVIQQLTGYFTETNRRPVMDIGKTSLTGPATVVLAGISIGLESAVYTALLIGLGVYGAFLLGGTSIMLALFAVALAGTGLLTTVGVIVAMDTFGPVSDNAQGIAEMSGDVQGAGAQVLTNLDAVGNTTKAITKGIAIATAVLAAAALFGSYRDAITTGARDVGEKLSGEGAPMNLMMDISQPNNLVGLIAGAAVVFLFSGLAISAVSRSAGSVVYEVRRQFRERPGIMDYTEEPEYGKVVDICTRDALRELATPGLLAVLAPIFIGFTLGVGALGAFLAGAIGCGTLMAVFLANSGGAWDNAKKLVEDGHHGGKGSEAHAATVIGDTVGDPFKDTAGPAINPLLKVMNLVALLIAPAIIQFSYGEDKNVGVRVVIAVLSLLVIVGSVYVSKRRGIAMGDEGNADRVAKPADPAVVS, from the coding sequence ATGGCGGGGCTTTCTACCCCTCATCAGCTGGACCATCCCACTACCCTCGCAGCCGCAGTGCTGACGGACGACAACCGGATCATCATCACGATCATCGGCGTCGTCGCGCTGGCAGCGCTCGTGGTCGCCGGAGTCCTGGTGCGCCAGGTGCTCGCGGCGGGCGAGGGCACCGAGAGCATGAAGAAGATCGCGGCCGCGGTCCAGGAAGGCGCCAACGCCTATCTGACCCGGCAGCTGCGCACGGTCGGCGTATTCGCCGTCGTCGTGTTCTTCCTGCTCCTGCTGCTGCCCGCGGACGACTGGAATCAGCGCATCGGCCGATCGGTGTTCTTCTTGATCGGCGCCGCGTTCTCGGCGGCCACCGGTTATATCGGCATGTGGCTCGCCGTGCGCAGCAATGTGCGCGTTGCCGCAGCCGCGCGGGAAGCGACCCCGGCGGAGGGTGAGCCGGAAAAGGATCTCACCGCCGTCTCGCACAAAGCCATGAAGATCGCTTTCCGTACCGGCGGCGTCGTCGGCATGTTCACGGTGGGGCTCGGTCTGCTGGGCGCCTCCTGTGTGGTGCTGGTGTACGCGGCCGACGCGCCGAAGGTGCTCGAAGGATTCGGTCTCGGTGCCGCGCTGATCGCGATGTTCATGCGTGTCGGCGGCGGCATCTTCACCAAGGCCGCCGACGTCGGCGCCGACCTGGTCGGCAAGGTCGAACAGGGCATTCCGGAGGACGACCCGCGCAATGCCGCGACCATCGCCGACAATGTGGGCGACAACGTCGGCGACTGCGCGGGCATGGCGGCCGACCTCTTCGAGTCGTACGCCGTGACCCTGGTCGCCGCGCTGATCCTCGGGTCGGCGGCGTTCGGTGACTCCGGGCTAGCCTTCCCGCTGATCGTGCCCGCGATCGGCGTGATCACCGCGATGATCGGCATCTTCGCGGTGGCACCGCGCCGCAGCGACCGCAGCGGCATGACGGCGATCAACCGCGGGTTCTTCATCTCCGCGGTGATCTCGATCGTGCTGGTCGCGGCCGCCGTCTTCATCTACCTGCCGTCGTCGTACGCCGACCTCGACGGCATCACCGACGCGGCCATCGCGGCCAAGGACGGCGATCCGCGGATCCTCGCGCTCGTCGCCGTGGGCATCGGCATCCTGCTGGCCGCCGTCATCCAGCAGCTGACCGGCTACTTCACCGAGACCAACCGCCGCCCGGTCATGGACATCGGCAAGACCTCGCTCACCGGTCCGGCCACCGTCGTCCTCGCCGGTATCTCGATCGGTCTCGAATCGGCCGTCTACACCGCCTTGTTGATCGGCCTCGGCGTCTACGGGGCGTTCCTGCTCGGCGGCACGTCGATCATGCTGGCGCTGTTCGCGGTGGCGCTGGCCGGCACCGGTCTGCTCACCACGGTCGGCGTGATCGTCGCCATGGACACCTTCGGTCCGGTCTCCGACAACGCGCAGGGCATCGCGGAGATGTCCGGCGACGTCCAGGGCGCGGGCGCCCAGGTGCTCACCAACCTGGACGCGGTCGGCAACACCACCAAGGCCATCACCAAGGGCATCGCCATCGCCACCGCCGTCCTGGCGGCAGCGGCGCTCTTCGGGTCGTATCGCGACGCCATCACCACCGGCGCGCGGGACGTGGGCGAGAAACTCAGCGGCGAAGGCGCGCCGATGAACCTGATGATGGACATCTCGCAGCCCAACAACCTCGTCGGCCTGATCGCCGGTGCGGCGGTCGTGTTCCTCTTCTCGGGGCTCGCCATCAGCGCCGTGTCGCGGTCGGCGGGTTCCGTGGTGTACGAGGTGCGGCGGCAGTTCCGTGAGCGCCCCGGGATCATGGACTACACGGAGGAGCCGGAGTACGGCAAGGTCGTCGACATCTGCACCAGGGATGCCCTGCGCGAGCTCGCCACGCCCGGACTGCTCGCCGTATTGGCGCCCATCTTCATCGGGTTCACGCTCGGGGTCGGTGCCCTGGGCGCGTTCCTGGCGGGCGCGATCGGTTGCGGCACGCTGATGGCGGTGTTCCTCGCCAACTCCGGTGGCGCGTGGGACAACGCCAAGAAGCTCGTCGAGGACGGCCACCACGGCGGCAAGGGCAGCGAGGCCCACGCCGCGACGGTGATCGGCGACACGGTCGGCGACCCCTTCAAGGACACCGCCGGTCCCGCGATCAACCCGCTGCTGAAGGTGATGAACCTGGTCGCACTGCTCATCGCGCCCGCGATCATCCAGTTCAGCTACGGCGAGGACAAGAACGTCGGGGTACGGGTCGTGATCGCCGTACTCTCGCTCCTCGTGATCGTCGGCTCGGTGTACGTCTCCAAGCGGCGCGGTATCGCGATGGGTGACGAAGGCAACGCCGACAGGGTGGCCAAGCCGGCCGATCCTGCGGTGGTTTCATAG
- a CDS encoding TadE family type IV pilus minor pilin, translating into MTAESAVVLPVLVMFAMALVWGLLVVAAQIQCVDAARTGARAAARQDPAEAVIKVAREAAPRGATVTVGRKGDEVRVVVVAKPPVLGGLPFEVREEAVAAAEETVGAGT; encoded by the coding sequence GTGACGGCGGAGTCGGCTGTCGTGCTGCCGGTGCTGGTGATGTTCGCGATGGCCTTGGTGTGGGGGCTGCTCGTGGTGGCCGCGCAGATCCAGTGCGTGGACGCCGCTCGGACGGGCGCCCGCGCGGCAGCCCGGCAGGATCCGGCCGAAGCGGTCATCAAGGTCGCCCGGGAGGCGGCACCGCGCGGCGCGACGGTCACGGTCGGCAGGAAGGGGGACGAGGTCCGCGTGGTCGTCGTGGCCAAGCCGCCGGTGCTGGGCGGCCTCCCCTTCGAGGTACGGGAGGAGGCCGTGGCGGCGGCGGAGGAGACGGTGGGGGCGGGGACATGA
- a CDS encoding DUF4244 domain-containing protein, translating into MYKAVRARMRALVCRMRAVRRDAGMVTSEYAMGIVATVAFAVVLYKVVTSGQVSAQLQDIVKQALDARM; encoded by the coding sequence ATGTACAAGGCGGTACGGGCACGGATGCGGGCCCTGGTGTGCAGGATGCGGGCGGTGCGGAGGGACGCGGGGATGGTCACCTCCGAGTACGCGATGGGGATCGTCGCGACGGTGGCGTTCGCGGTGGTGCTCTACAAGGTCGTGACGAGCGGGCAGGTCAGCGCGCAGCTGCAGGACATCGTGAAGCAGGCGCTCGATGCGCGGATGTGA
- the topA gene encoding type I DNA topoisomerase: MSPTSETAQGGRRLVIVESPAKAKTIKGYLGPGYVVEASVGHIRDLPNGAAEVPEKYTGEVRRLGVDVEHDFEPIYVVNADKRAQVKKLKDLLKESDELFLATDEDREGEAIAWHLQEVLKPKVPVKRMVFHEITKAAIQAAVANPRELNQKLVDAQETRRILDRLYGYEVSPVLWKKVMPRLSAGRVQSVATRLVVERERERIAFRSAEYWDLTGTFATGRAGDSSDPSSLVARLQTVDGRRVAQGRDFDSLGQIKSANTLHLDEANARALAAALENTQFAVRSVESKPYRRSPYAPFRTTTLQQEASRKLGFGAKATMQVAQKLYENGYITYMRTDSTTLSDTAVAAARAQVTQLYGADYLPSAPRTYAGKVKNAQEAHEAIRPSGDRFRTPAETGLTGDQFKLYELIWKRTVASQMKDATGNSVTVKIGGRSADGRDVEFSASGKTITFHGFLKAYVEGADDPNAELDDRERRLPQVGEGDALSAEEITVDGHATKPPARYTEASLVKELEEREIGRPSTYASIIGTILDRGYVFKKGTALVPSFLSFAVVNLLEKHFGRLVDYDFTARMEDDLDRIARGEAQSVPWLKRFYFGEGTHNGGAAEAGNGDGDHLGGLKELVTDLGAIDAREVSSFPVGSDIVLRVGRYGPYIERGEKDSENHQRADVPEDLAPDELSVELAEELLAKPSGDFELGADPQTGHQIIARDGRYGPYVTEVLPEGTPKTGKNAVKPRTASLFKSMALDTVTLEDALKLMSLPRVVGKDAEGVEITAQNGRYGPYLKKGTDSRSLQAEEQLFTITLEEAQAIYAQPKQRGRAAAKPPLKELGTDPVSEKPVVVKDGRFGPYVTDGETNATLRSGDSVEEITPERGFELLAEKRAKGPAKKTAKKAPAKKATAKKAAPAKKTAAKKTAAKKTTTAAKKTTAKKTTAKKATASKSASED, translated from the coding sequence TTGTCCCCGACCAGCGAGACCGCACAGGGCGGCCGCCGACTCGTCATCGTCGAGTCGCCTGCCAAGGCGAAGACGATCAAGGGCTACCTGGGCCCCGGCTACGTAGTCGAAGCGAGCGTCGGGCACATCCGCGACCTTCCGAACGGCGCCGCGGAGGTGCCGGAGAAGTACACCGGCGAGGTCCGCCGCCTCGGCGTGGACGTCGAGCACGACTTCGAGCCGATCTATGTCGTCAACGCCGACAAGCGCGCCCAGGTCAAGAAGCTCAAGGACCTGCTCAAGGAGTCCGACGAGCTCTTCCTCGCCACCGATGAGGACCGCGAGGGCGAGGCCATCGCGTGGCACCTCCAGGAAGTGCTCAAGCCCAAGGTCCCGGTCAAGCGGATGGTCTTCCACGAGATCACCAAGGCCGCGATCCAGGCCGCCGTCGCCAACCCGCGCGAGCTGAACCAGAAGCTGGTCGACGCCCAGGAGACCCGCCGCATCCTCGACCGCCTCTACGGCTACGAGGTCTCGCCGGTCCTGTGGAAGAAGGTCATGCCGCGTCTGTCGGCCGGCCGTGTCCAGTCCGTCGCCACCCGGCTCGTCGTGGAGCGGGAACGCGAGCGCATCGCGTTTCGTTCTGCTGAGTACTGGGACCTGACGGGCACCTTCGCGACCGGCCGCGCCGGGGACTCGTCGGACCCGTCGTCGCTGGTCGCCCGCCTTCAGACCGTCGACGGCAGGCGGGTCGCGCAGGGCCGCGACTTCGACTCCCTGGGACAGATCAAGAGCGCGAACACCCTCCACCTCGACGAGGCGAACGCCCGCGCCCTCGCCGCCGCCCTGGAGAACACGCAGTTCGCGGTGCGCTCCGTCGAGTCCAAGCCGTACCGCCGCTCGCCGTACGCCCCGTTCCGTACGACGACGCTGCAGCAGGAGGCCAGCCGCAAGCTCGGCTTCGGCGCGAAGGCCACGATGCAGGTCGCGCAGAAGCTGTACGAGAACGGCTACATCACGTACATGCGTACGGACTCCACGACGCTGAGCGACACGGCCGTCGCTGCGGCCCGCGCCCAGGTCACGCAGCTCTACGGCGCCGACTACCTGCCGTCGGCCCCCCGGACGTACGCCGGGAAGGTCAAGAACGCGCAGGAGGCGCACGAGGCGATCCGCCCCTCCGGTGACCGCTTCCGCACGCCGGCCGAGACCGGGCTGACCGGCGACCAGTTCAAGCTCTACGAGCTGATCTGGAAGCGGACGGTCGCCTCGCAGATGAAGGACGCGACCGGCAACTCGGTCACGGTCAAGATCGGCGGCAGGTCGGCCGACGGGCGGGACGTCGAGTTCAGCGCGTCCGGCAAGACGATCACCTTCCACGGCTTCCTGAAGGCCTACGTCGAGGGTGCCGACGACCCGAACGCCGAGCTGGACGACCGCGAGCGTCGCCTCCCGCAGGTCGGCGAGGGCGACGCGCTCAGCGCCGAGGAGATCACGGTCGACGGGCACGCCACCAAGCCCCCGGCCCGCTACACCGAGGCGTCGCTGGTCAAGGAGCTGGAGGAGCGGGAGATCGGCCGCCCGTCGACGTACGCGTCGATCATCGGCACGATCCTCGACCGCGGCTATGTGTTCAAGAAGGGCACGGCCCTGGTGCCGTCCTTCCTGTCCTTCGCCGTGGTCAACCTCCTGGAGAAGCACTTCGGGCGGCTCGTCGACTACGACTTCACCGCCAGGATGGAGGACGACCTCGACCGCATCGCCCGCGGCGAGGCCCAGTCCGTGCCGTGGCTGAAGCGGTTCTACTTCGGCGAGGGCACCCACAACGGCGGCGCGGCCGAGGCCGGCAACGGCGACGGGGACCACCTCGGTGGCCTCAAGGAGCTGGTGACCGACCTGGGCGCGATCGACGCGCGTGAGGTGTCGTCGTTCCCGGTCGGCAGCGACATCGTGCTGCGCGTCGGCCGCTACGGCCCGTACATCGAGCGCGGCGAGAAGGACTCCGAGAACCACCAGCGGGCGGACGTCCCCGAGGACCTGGCCCCGGACGAGCTGTCCGTGGAGCTCGCGGAGGAACTGCTCGCCAAGCCGAGCGGTGACTTCGAGCTCGGTGCCGACCCGCAGACCGGCCACCAGATCATCGCCCGTGACGGCCGATACGGCCCGTACGTCACCGAGGTGCTCCCCGAGGGCACCCCGAAGACCGGCAAGAACGCCGTGAAGCCGCGTACGGCCTCGCTGTTCAAGTCGATGGCGCTCGACACCGTGACGCTGGAGGACGCGCTCAAGCTGATGTCGCTGCCGCGGGTCGTCGGCAAGGACGCGGAGGGCGTGGAGATCACCGCGCAGAACGGCCGCTACGGCCCGTACCTGAAGAAGGGCACGGACTCGCGCTCGCTGCAGGCCGAGGAGCAGCTCTTCACGATCACGCTGGAAGAGGCGCAGGCGATCTACGCCCAGCCCAAGCAGCGTGGCCGCGCGGCCGCCAAGCCGCCGCTGAAGGAGCTGGGCACCGACCCGGTCAGTGAGAAGCCGGTCGTCGTCAAGGACGGTCGCTTCGGGCCGTACGTCACCGACGGGGAGACCAACGCGACCCTGCGCTCCGGCGACAGCGTCGAGGAGATCACCCCCGAGCGCGGCTTCGAGCTGCTCGCCGAGAAGCGGGCGAAGGGGCCCGCCAAGAAGACGGCGAAGAAGGCTCCCGCGAAGAAGGCGACCGCCAAGAAGGCCGCCCCGGCCAAGAAGACGGCCGCCAAGAAGACCGCGGCGAAGAAGACGACGACGGCTGCGAAGAAGACGACGGCCAAGAAGACGACCGCCAAGAAGGCGACGGCTTCGAAGTCGGCGAGCGAGGACTGA
- the bldG gene encoding anti-sigma factor antagonist BldG: MDLSLSTRTVGDRTVVEVGGEIDVYTAPKLREQLVELVNDGSFHLVVDMEGVDFLDSTGLGVLVGGLKRVRAHEGSLRLVCNQERILKIFRITGLTKVFPIHTSVEEAVAATD, translated from the coding sequence GTGGACCTGTCCCTGTCGACCCGTACCGTCGGCGATCGTACGGTCGTCGAGGTCGGTGGCGAAATCGACGTATATACCGCGCCCAAGCTGCGCGAGCAGTTGGTCGAGCTGGTGAACGACGGGAGTTTCCACCTCGTCGTCGACATGGAGGGCGTGGACTTCCTCGACTCCACCGGGCTCGGCGTACTGGTCGGCGGCCTGAAGCGTGTGCGTGCCCATGAGGGCTCCCTGCGCCTGGTCTGCAACCAGGAGCGCATTCTGAAGATCTTCCGTATCACCGGCCTCACCAAGGTGTTCCCGATCCACACCTCGGTCGAGGAAGCGGTAGCGGCGACCGACTGA